A window of Aerococcus urinae contains these coding sequences:
- a CDS encoding alpha/beta hydrolase, which translates to MYQEHYHLKSSHPDKHPLDYYSWTADHPKAIIHYVHGMSESAIRYQPMGEWFQSQGITFIAHDQVGHGPYAKAHDSLGYFGPYNMKLILVEDLYRVICDVKSVNPNVPYFLIGHSMGSFISRLFLQKYSHTVSGAILSGSADHSFVIDLGKLLSPLLTKLSRPQATNFFLHRFLFGGLFTQFKRQPSERDLRILKYWYPQPEKVDYPLDGFPFTNDGFWHLIRLVDSATKKGWAKTIDPHLPLYFMNGANDFLLGPSKKLSGTYQELKQAHFQDVIFQVYEKRGHELFLYDNEEVVYHDILTWISQHSLPKQTKSNNYSLRK; encoded by the coding sequence ATGTACCAAGAACATTACCATTTAAAATCTTCCCACCCCGATAAACACCCCTTAGATTACTACAGCTGGACAGCTGACCATCCCAAAGCCATCATACACTACGTGCATGGGATGTCTGAAAGTGCCATCCGCTATCAGCCCATGGGAGAATGGTTTCAGTCTCAAGGCATCACATTCATTGCCCATGATCAAGTTGGGCATGGTCCTTATGCAAAAGCCCATGACTCCCTAGGCTATTTTGGACCATATAATATGAAGTTAATTCTGGTAGAAGACCTCTACCGCGTGATTTGCGATGTCAAATCAGTGAATCCCAATGTTCCTTATTTTCTGATTGGACATTCCATGGGGTCTTTTATCAGTCGGCTTTTTCTACAAAAATATAGTCACACGGTCTCTGGAGCCATTCTCTCCGGTAGCGCCGATCATTCTTTTGTAATTGATTTGGGAAAATTATTGAGCCCCCTATTAACTAAGCTCAGTCGTCCGCAAGCGACCAATTTCTTTTTGCATCGTTTCTTATTTGGTGGTCTTTTTACCCAATTTAAACGCCAGCCTAGTGAGCGCGATTTACGGATCTTGAAATATTGGTACCCTCAACCAGAAAAAGTAGACTATCCCCTGGATGGTTTTCCTTTTACTAATGATGGCTTTTGGCATTTAATTAGGTTAGTCGACTCCGCTACCAAAAAAGGTTGGGCCAAGACGATTGACCCCCATCTTCCCCTGTATTTTATGAATGGAGCCAATGATTTTCTACTAGGTCCAAGCAAAAAACTCTCTGGCACCTACCAGGAATTGAAGCAAGCTCATTTTCAAGATGTCATTTTTCAAGTTTATGAAAAACGCGGTCACGAGCTTTTTCTTTATGACAATGAAGAAGTTGTTTACCATGATATTCTGACTTGGATAAGTCAACATAGTCTGCCAAAGCAAACAAAGTCAAATAATTATTCTCTAAGGAAGTGA
- a CDS encoding uracil-DNA glycosylase, which translates to MHTIINNQWQEALDPVFESPAYQKLREFLKDEYRSQVIYPDMWHIYEAFKLTPFDQVKVVILGQDPYHEPHQAHGLSFSVQKGVAIPPSLNNIYQELSTDVGFQPVHHGNLTEWAEQGVLLLNSVLTVRQGKAHSHRGRGWEEVTDFAIQQLNKRNQRVVFILWGNAAKSKRRFIDENKHAVLTSVHPSPLSAYRGFFGSRPFSKANQLLIESGQSPINWQLSE; encoded by the coding sequence GTGCATACAATCATTAACAACCAATGGCAAGAGGCCTTAGATCCAGTTTTTGAAAGTCCTGCTTACCAAAAACTAAGAGAGTTTCTAAAAGATGAATATCGTAGTCAGGTGATCTACCCAGATATGTGGCATATCTATGAGGCCTTTAAGTTAACCCCTTTTGACCAGGTAAAAGTCGTTATTTTGGGGCAAGACCCCTATCATGAACCCCATCAAGCCCATGGACTAAGCTTTTCGGTACAGAAAGGGGTGGCGATTCCGCCTTCCTTAAATAATATCTACCAGGAGCTAAGTACTGATGTTGGTTTTCAACCAGTTCATCATGGCAATTTAACCGAGTGGGCCGAGCAGGGGGTCTTATTATTAAACTCTGTTTTAACGGTACGTCAAGGGAAGGCCCATTCACATCGCGGTCGGGGTTGGGAAGAAGTCACCGACTTTGCTATCCAACAATTAAATAAGCGTAATCAACGAGTTGTCTTTATCTTATGGGGAAATGCAGCTAAGTCGAAGAGACGATTTATCGATGAAAATAAGCATGCTGTTCTAACCTCTGTCCATCCTAGTCCCTTATCAGCTTACCGAGGTTTCTTTGGGTCCCGACCCTTTTCCAAGGCTAACCAACTCTTAATTGAGAGCGGACAAAGTCCAATTAATTGGCAACTCAGTGAATAA
- a CDS encoding HAD family hydrolase, with amino-acid sequence MKSVVIFDMDGTLIDTESVYLKAYQEVFQARGIEFTDQEYIDQHAGRTAAACLQALVEKTGSQDLAKTLFNEAEQRFVEIEAESGIDNKAGLLETIEALKDMEVTIHVASSSNRSEVISRLKGAGISSYIDGFTSGDEVTHSKPHPEIFLKALEKTGQSKDSALIIEDSVAGVEAGFRSGIDTIMVPDLVAASEKNKAQALVIVDRLDDILNYVK; translated from the coding sequence GTGAAATCAGTTGTTATCTTTGATATGGATGGAACCTTAATTGATACCGAATCTGTCTACCTTAAGGCCTATCAAGAGGTTTTTCAAGCGCGAGGAATAGAATTTACCGATCAAGAATACATTGACCAGCATGCTGGTCGAACAGCAGCAGCCTGCTTACAGGCCCTAGTGGAAAAAACGGGCAGCCAGGATTTAGCCAAAACGCTTTTCAATGAAGCTGAGCAAAGATTTGTTGAAATTGAGGCTGAATCCGGTATTGACAATAAAGCCGGTTTACTAGAGACTATCGAGGCTCTTAAAGACATGGAAGTTACCATCCATGTGGCTTCTTCCAGTAATCGCTCAGAAGTGATTTCCAGGTTAAAAGGAGCTGGAATTAGTTCATATATCGATGGTTTTACTTCTGGGGATGAAGTCACACATTCTAAGCCTCATCCTGAAATCTTTTTAAAGGCCTTAGAGAAGACGGGGCAAAGTAAGGATAGTGCTTTAATCATTGAAGACTCGGTAGCGGGGGTTGAAGCTGGTTTTCGTTCGGGAATTGATACCATCATGGTGCCTGACTTAGTCGCAGCTAGTGAGAAAAATAAGGCGCAAGCGCTTGTCATTGTTGACCGCTTAGACGATATCCTTAACTATGTCAAATAA
- a CDS encoding Cof-type HAD-IIB family hydrolase translates to MLELIVSDMDGTLLDETMHIHPRNREAIMHTYQLGIPFIVATGRNFHEAKVLLDEAGIRCPIIGLNGAILFDREGEVEYEIDLDDQVAKEIIHYGHEHGYYMEAMTSKNVYSNSKHQRLHYIADMIQRMSPELSFEETLSRASQSNEVNSIEYIDDLTDLIEEEGQHILKLVFIHEKGPQVLHPIQQELSQRYDNIYITSSFKSNLEISAKTANKGGAVAKYCQAHGYNPKNIMAIGDNLNDLKMLEMAGYSFAMANADPAVKEIADYVTGPHNEGGVADAIYKALDLSQTNTQWDKAPYGD, encoded by the coding sequence ATGCTGGAATTAATTGTTTCTGATATGGACGGAACACTATTGGACGAAACCATGCATATCCACCCACGCAATCGTGAGGCCATCATGCATACCTACCAATTAGGTATCCCATTTATCGTTGCTACCGGAAGAAACTTCCATGAAGCCAAGGTACTCTTAGACGAAGCCGGTATTCGTTGCCCGATTATCGGTTTAAATGGTGCCATTCTTTTTGACCGAGAAGGTGAGGTAGAGTATGAAATTGACTTAGATGACCAAGTCGCTAAAGAGATTATTCACTACGGACACGAACATGGCTATTACATGGAAGCCATGACCTCAAAGAACGTCTACTCCAATTCAAAGCACCAACGCCTTCATTACATTGCAGATATGATTCAAAGAATGTCTCCTGAATTGAGCTTTGAAGAAACCCTTAGTCGGGCCAGCCAATCGAATGAGGTTAACTCCATTGAATATATTGATGATTTAACTGACCTCATTGAAGAAGAAGGCCAGCACATCCTCAAATTAGTATTTATTCATGAAAAGGGACCGCAAGTCCTCCACCCGATTCAGCAGGAATTAAGTCAGCGCTATGATAACATTTATATCACTTCTTCCTTTAAGTCAAACTTGGAAATTTCAGCTAAGACAGCTAACAAAGGGGGAGCTGTAGCCAAGTACTGCCAAGCCCATGGCTACAATCCTAAAAATATCATGGCTATTGGGGATAATTTGAATGATCTAAAAATGCTGGAAATGGCCGGCTATAGCTTCGCTATGGCTAATGCTGATCCCGCCGTTAAAGAAATTGCAGACTATGTCACCGGTCCTCATAACGAAGGCGGTGTCGCTGATGCCATCTATAAAGCCCTGGATTTGAGTCAGACTAATACGCAATGGGATAAGGCACCTTATGGAGACTAA
- a CDS encoding BlaI/MecI/CopY family transcriptional regulator has protein sequence MTKKNSITDSEHQVLRVIWAQGATTSRFVIDSLSEKTGWKPTTIKTLLHRLVNKGYLATEKKGGQYLYHPLISEASSQAADINNLLKQHCRTHADQLIIDMIKQSDLDQGMQDNIFQALRDKDLVPTVTCHCIPGQCECHKDIG, from the coding sequence ATGACTAAGAAAAACTCCATAACCGACAGTGAACACCAGGTTCTTCGGGTGATTTGGGCTCAAGGAGCAACCACCAGTCGTTTTGTAATCGATAGCCTCAGCGAAAAGACGGGTTGGAAACCCACAACCATCAAAACCCTCTTACATCGCTTAGTCAATAAAGGCTATCTAGCGACTGAAAAAAAAGGAGGACAGTATCTCTACCATCCTCTAATTTCTGAAGCAAGTAGCCAAGCGGCCGATATTAATAATTTACTCAAGCAACATTGTCGCACCCACGCCGACCAATTAATCATTGACATGATCAAACAAAGTGACCTGGACCAAGGCATGCAAGACAATATTTTCCAAGCCTTGAGGGATAAAGACCTTGTCCCCACTGTCACTTGCCATTGCATCCCTGGCCAATGTGAGTGTCACAAAGATATTGGGTAA
- a CDS encoding low molecular weight protein-tyrosine-phosphatase yields the protein METKSPNWQKLKEWLKSSWQKVFAPKGKSILFVCLANICRSPLAEALLREKIKQAHLNTPIRVDSASIENWRNGDKADSRVIQLLKEHQIPYQGLKSRLLKPMDAKRFDLIICMDTTIYDATRERLGESYFSKIVPFSNFLEEQTDVDDPMLTKDFQTTYQQIDRGTDKIIHYLQNNTMHHSAADSKIQ from the coding sequence ATGGAGACTAAGTCCCCTAACTGGCAGAAGCTTAAAGAGTGGCTAAAGTCTAGCTGGCAAAAAGTATTTGCCCCAAAAGGCAAAAGCATACTTTTTGTTTGCCTGGCTAATATTTGTCGTTCCCCCTTAGCTGAAGCCTTGCTCCGTGAAAAGATTAAGCAAGCTCATTTAAACACTCCCATAAGGGTTGATTCAGCCTCCATTGAGAATTGGCGCAATGGTGATAAGGCTGACTCTCGAGTGATACAGCTGCTCAAGGAACATCAAATACCCTATCAAGGACTAAAGAGTCGCCTTCTCAAGCCCATGGATGCTAAGCGTTTTGACTTGATTATCTGTATGGATACTACCATCTATGATGCTACTAGAGAGCGTCTAGGGGAAAGTTATTTTTCCAAAATTGTCCCTTTCTCTAATTTCCTTGAGGAACAGACTGACGTTGATGATCCAATGTTAACCAAAGACTTTCAAACCACCTACCAACAAATTGACCGAGGAACTGATAAAATTATTCACTACCTCCAAAATAATACAATGCATCATTCAGCCGCTGATAGTAAAATTCAATAA
- a CDS encoding ATP-grasp domain-containing protein — protein sequence MNFVYISPYFPQNFQEFAVKLHQNGATVLGIGSEAYDILPASLKEALTEYYRVDNLEDTLAVKKAVAFFFHKYGPIDRIESQEEYWLELDAQLREQFNIVGMKPKELKKIKHKSEMKKYFKKAKCPVAKGRLVKTKVSLKRAAKALGYPVVLKPDVGVGAGNTYRIDNDDDLEKFEAQWDHTTPYFMEEFIEGGQLCTFDGLLDQEGNIVWYGSLTYEEPTLDWVNGDRDGVYWIEKEVDPKLKEIGENVVKAFGIKERFFHIEFFRMPDNSYLGIEYNNRAVGGFGHDAYDYAHSIDLYDMYAKVVLGKEIPANPNDSRYCVVTFRQADKNYQHSVADIKERYANDVKAVKDLPKVYHDLLGSQLFAILCDNDNERQAITDYIRA from the coding sequence ATGAATTTTGTCTATATTTCCCCGTATTTTCCTCAAAATTTCCAAGAATTCGCTGTTAAACTTCATCAAAATGGTGCAACAGTATTAGGCATTGGGAGTGAAGCCTATGATATTCTACCGGCGTCTCTTAAAGAAGCCCTTACGGAATATTATCGGGTGGATAATTTAGAAGATACTTTAGCTGTGAAGAAGGCAGTGGCCTTTTTCTTCCATAAATATGGTCCAATCGACCGGATAGAATCGCAAGAAGAATATTGGTTAGAACTAGATGCTCAATTACGTGAGCAATTCAACATTGTTGGGATGAAACCTAAGGAACTGAAGAAAATAAAACACAAATCAGAAATGAAAAAATACTTTAAGAAGGCTAAGTGTCCAGTAGCCAAGGGGCGTTTAGTCAAAACTAAAGTTAGTCTGAAGCGGGCTGCTAAGGCCTTAGGTTATCCAGTTGTCTTAAAACCAGATGTTGGGGTAGGTGCTGGTAATACTTACCGAATTGATAATGATGATGACTTGGAAAAGTTTGAAGCCCAATGGGACCATACGACGCCTTACTTTATGGAAGAGTTTATTGAAGGTGGGCAGTTATGTACTTTTGATGGCTTATTGGACCAAGAAGGAAATATTGTTTGGTATGGAAGTCTAACCTATGAAGAACCAACCTTGGATTGGGTCAATGGTGACCGCGATGGGGTCTACTGGATTGAAAAAGAAGTAGATCCAAAACTTAAAGAAATTGGCGAAAATGTCGTTAAAGCCTTTGGAATTAAGGAGCGTTTCTTCCATATCGAATTCTTCCGGATGCCGGATAATTCTTATTTGGGTATTGAATATAATAACCGTGCTGTTGGTGGCTTTGGCCATGATGCCTATGACTACGCCCATAGTATCGACTTATACGATATGTATGCCAAGGTTGTTTTAGGCAAAGAAATTCCTGCTAACCCCAACGATTCACGCTATTGCGTGGTGACATTTAGGCAGGCAGATAAAAATTACCAACATTCAGTTGCTGACATTAAAGAACGTTATGCTAATGATGTTAAAGCCGTTAAAGACCTACCTAAGGTTTACCATGATTTGTTAGGTAGTCAGTTATTTGCTATTCTATGTGACAATGACAACGAGCGTCAAGCAATTACAGATTACATCCGCGCCTAG